In the Leptotrichia sp. oral taxon 212 genome, one interval contains:
- the bcp gene encoding thioredoxin-dependent thiol peroxidase — protein sequence MKAYDFSLLADNGRNVSLSDYKGKKVVLYFYPKDSTPGCTQEACSFRDNFSRLTAKGVVVLGISKDSIKRHENFKKKNELPFLLLSDENSDVCEKYEVWKEKVNFGKKYFGIERSTFLIDEKGEIVKEWRKVKVKGHVDEVLEEIEKCN from the coding sequence ATGAAAGCTTATGATTTTAGTTTGTTGGCTGATAATGGAAGAAATGTCAGTCTGAGTGATTATAAAGGTAAGAAAGTTGTACTTTATTTTTATCCTAAGGATAGCACACCGGGATGTACTCAGGAAGCATGTTCTTTTAGGGATAACTTTTCCAGACTTACTGCAAAAGGTGTTGTAGTATTAGGAATAAGTAAAGACAGCATAAAAAGGCATGAAAACTTTAAAAAGAAAAATGAATTGCCATTTTTGCTTTTAAGTGATGAAAACAGTGATGTGTGTGAAAAATATGAAGTCTGGAAGGAAAAAGTCAATTTTGGAAAGAAATATTTTGGAATAGAACGTTCGACATTCCTTATAGATGAAAAAGGTGAAATAGTAAAAGAATGGCGAAAAGTCAAGGTAAAAGGTCATGTTGATGAAGTTCTCGAAGAAATAGAAAAATGTAATTAA
- the mltG gene encoding endolytic transglycosylase MltG: MKNILKAFYVVIVVLLITILTVFYSFFVAKKEYKNVNLNIKKGTTFTQIYKDLKLNFGILDRIYLKTLGEDFKLKIGTYKFNGKLSKYEILKKIKNKESNGIRVTIPEGFTKKQVYERLEALGLGSEEEINKALSEIDFPYPHENNNFEGYFYPETYIFNEGVTTKQVLNTILNEFLKKFPPQKYPDKQKFYNQLKLASIVEAEVSDSVDKPKVAGIFIKRLEIGMKLESDATLKYELGRQALRGELKTMETPYNSYKVKGLPPTPIGNPPVETFRAVEKAEVTDNLFFFTHKGKTYYSKTHEEHLKKRRESGQLK; encoded by the coding sequence ATGAAAAATATATTGAAAGCATTTTATGTAGTTATTGTAGTGCTACTGATAACGATTTTAACGGTTTTTTATAGCTTTTTTGTGGCTAAAAAAGAGTATAAAAATGTAAATTTAAATATAAAGAAAGGTACGACTTTTACCCAGATATATAAAGATTTAAAACTAAATTTTGGAATACTGGACAGGATATACCTGAAAACATTAGGTGAAGATTTTAAGCTGAAGATAGGAACATATAAATTCAACGGGAAACTTTCAAAATATGAGATTCTGAAAAAAATAAAAAATAAGGAATCAAACGGTATAAGAGTAACAATACCTGAAGGATTTACGAAAAAGCAGGTTTATGAAAGACTTGAAGCACTTGGATTAGGTTCGGAAGAAGAAATAAATAAGGCCTTAAGCGAGATTGATTTTCCTTACCCTCACGAAAATAATAATTTTGAAGGATATTTTTATCCGGAAACTTATATTTTTAATGAAGGAGTAACAACAAAACAGGTTTTAAATACTATTCTGAATGAATTTTTAAAGAAATTTCCACCGCAAAAATATCCGGACAAGCAAAAATTTTACAATCAGCTAAAGCTGGCTTCCATAGTAGAAGCTGAGGTGTCTGATTCAGTTGATAAGCCTAAAGTGGCAGGTATTTTTATAAAAAGACTTGAAATAGGTATGAAACTTGAGTCGGATGCTACACTGAAATATGAACTGGGAAGACAGGCATTAAGAGGAGAACTTAAAACAATGGAAACGCCTTATAATTCCTATAAGGTAAAGGGGCTTCCACCAACACCGATTGGAAATCCTCCTGTTGAAACATTCAGAGCAGTTGAAAAGGCAGAAGTTACTGATAATCTTTTTTTCTTTACTCATAAGGGAAAGACGTATTATTCAAAAACGCATGAAGAACATCTGAAAAAAAGAAGGGAAAGTGGACAGTTAAAATAA
- a CDS encoding inorganic diphosphatase, translated as MKKNILKILKKNKIKDEEENIIVDSLEFIRLIVDLEESYKIKFDDEDLIFENFSSINRIIEIIKKRKLLNYKNYLNQKIKVKVDRKLGDKHPEYEYIYSLNYGYIPNTESEDGEEIDVYILGEFDPLEEFEGVCRAIIYRVDDIENKLIVTAEDKKYSIDQIKALVEFQERFFKTEIIMEK; from the coding sequence ATGAAAAAGAATATATTAAAAATACTGAAAAAAAACAAAATAAAAGATGAGGAAGAAAATATTATAGTAGATTCATTAGAATTTATAAGATTAATAGTAGATTTAGAAGAAAGTTATAAAATAAAATTTGATGATGAAGATTTAATTTTTGAAAATTTTTCTTCAATAAATCGAATTATTGAAATAATAAAAAAAAGGAAGTTATTAAATTATAAAAATTATCTAAATCAAAAAATAAAAGTGAAAGTAGATAGAAAATTAGGAGATAAACATCCGGAATACGAGTATATTTATTCTTTAAATTATGGTTATATTCCTAATACTGAAAGTGAAGACGGTGAAGAAATAGATGTTTATATTTTAGGGGAGTTTGATCCATTAGAAGAATTTGAAGGAGTATGTCGGGCGATAATTTACAGAGTAGATGATATAGAAAATAAATTAATTGTTACTGCGGAGGATAAAAAATATTCAATTGATCAAATAAAAGCTCTTGTAGAGTTTCAAGAAAGATTTTTTAAGACAGAAATAATAATGGAGAAATAA
- a CDS encoding TlpA disulfide reductase family protein: MKKLLVILTLFIISIFGYGKTLDVNVEKGSKVPNFELKDFKAQKVKSRKFFNNSKPTLFVVAAEWCPDCQAELPEVQKFYDENKDNVNVVVVFISNRSSLLNVRKYVESSKYTFPVFYDFDKSIVTGFKVKSVPFNLKIRNSVIEDISEGTMNLDGLNQMFMD; this comes from the coding sequence ATGAAAAAATTATTAGTCATACTGACTCTATTTATTATTTCCATATTCGGATATGGTAAAACTCTTGATGTAAACGTAGAAAAAGGTTCTAAAGTTCCTAATTTTGAATTGAAAGATTTTAAAGCTCAAAAAGTAAAAAGCAGAAAATTTTTCAATAATAGTAAACCTACTTTATTTGTAGTGGCAGCCGAATGGTGCCCTGACTGTCAGGCTGAATTGCCTGAAGTTCAGAAATTTTATGATGAAAACAAGGATAATGTAAATGTTGTTGTTGTATTTATAAGTAACAGAAGTTCATTACTGAATGTAAGAAAATATGTTGAGAGCAGTAAATACACTTTTCCTGTTTTCTATGATTTTGACAAGTCAATTGTAACAGGATTTAAAGTTAAATCTGTTCCATTCAATTTAAAAATAAGAAATTCTGTAATTGAAGATATTTCTGAAGGTACTATGAATCTTGATGGACTGAATCAAATGTTTATGGATTAG
- a CDS encoding malolactic enzyme codes for MKKSYEILNNPFLNKGTAFTKEERKQFGLMGLLPPYVQTIEEQAEQAYGQFQKKSPLIEKRHFLMEIFNTNRTLFYYLFSQHVVEFMPIVYDPVIAESIENYSELFVNPQNAAFLSINEPESMEETLKNAADGREIQLIVVTDAEGILGIGDWGTNGVDISVGKLMVYTAAAGINPKNVLPVVLDVGTNRESLLNDPLYLGNRHNRIRGDKYYDFVDKFVQTVEKLFPKLYLHWEDFGRSNAANILNKYKKKIATFNDDIQGTGIITLAGILGGLKITGEKLTDQKYMCFGAGTAGAGITKRIFDEMVQEGLSEEEAYKRFYMVDKQGLLFDDMDDLTPEQKPFARKRSEFPNADELTNLTAAVKAVHPTILVGTSTVPGTFTKEIVQEMASYKERPMIFPLSNPTKLAEATAQDLLEWTDGKALIATGIPYDPIEFKGITYEIGQANNALIYPGLGLGVLASEAKILNDKMISAAAHSLGGIVDTSKPGAAVLPPVSKLTEFSETVALAVGKCALEEKLNKKPVDDIEKAIKSLKWNPEYTEIKE; via the coding sequence ATGAAAAAATCGTACGAAATTTTAAACAATCCTTTTTTAAACAAAGGAACTGCCTTCACTAAGGAAGAACGTAAACAATTTGGATTAATGGGGCTTCTTCCACCGTATGTTCAGACTATTGAAGAACAGGCAGAACAAGCCTATGGACAATTCCAAAAGAAAAGTCCACTTATTGAAAAACGTCATTTTCTGATGGAAATTTTCAATACTAACAGAACATTATTTTACTACTTATTCAGTCAACATGTTGTAGAATTTATGCCTATTGTTTATGACCCTGTAATTGCAGAAAGTATCGAAAATTACAGTGAATTATTTGTAAATCCGCAAAATGCCGCTTTTCTTTCAATAAATGAACCTGAAAGTATGGAAGAAACATTAAAAAATGCAGCTGATGGTAGAGAAATACAACTTATTGTAGTTACTGATGCTGAAGGAATATTAGGAATCGGAGACTGGGGAACAAATGGTGTAGACATTTCTGTAGGAAAACTTATGGTTTATACTGCAGCAGCAGGGATAAATCCTAAGAATGTTCTTCCTGTTGTCCTTGATGTGGGAACAAATCGTGAATCTCTGCTTAATGATCCACTTTACTTAGGAAACCGTCATAACCGTATAAGAGGAGATAAATATTATGATTTTGTTGACAAATTTGTTCAGACTGTAGAAAAATTATTTCCTAAACTTTATCTCCACTGGGAAGATTTTGGCCGTTCAAATGCAGCAAATATATTAAATAAGTATAAGAAAAAAATAGCTACCTTTAATGATGATATTCAAGGAACAGGAATTATAACACTAGCCGGAATTTTAGGTGGGCTTAAAATTACCGGTGAAAAACTTACTGACCAGAAATATATGTGTTTTGGAGCAGGAACAGCCGGTGCTGGAATTACAAAACGTATTTTTGATGAAATGGTTCAGGAAGGACTTTCAGAAGAAGAAGCATATAAAAGATTTTATATGGTGGATAAACAGGGACTTCTATTTGATGATATGGATGACCTTACACCTGAGCAGAAACCTTTTGCACGTAAACGTTCGGAATTTCCTAATGCGGATGAACTGACTAACCTTACTGCTGCAGTAAAAGCTGTACATCCTACAATTTTAGTTGGAACTTCTACTGTTCCTGGAACATTTACTAAAGAAATCGTACAAGAAATGGCTTCTTATAAAGAACGTCCAATGATATTCCCTTTAAGTAATCCTACCAAGCTGGCTGAAGCTACAGCACAGGATTTGCTTGAATGGACTGACGGAAAAGCTCTTATAGCTACAGGAATTCCATACGATCCAATTGAATTTAAAGGAATTACATATGAAATTGGACAGGCAAACAATGCTTTGATTTATCCTGGATTAGGATTGGGAGTACTGGCATCAGAAGCAAAAATTCTTAATGATAAAATGATTTCCGCAGCAGCTCATTCACTTGGAGGAATTGTAGATACTTCCAAACCTGGAGCAGCTGTCCTTCCACCTGTATCTAAATTAACAGAATTTTCAGAAACAGTTGCATTGGCAGTTGGAAAATGTGCTCTGGAAGAAAAACTGAATAAAAAGCCTGTTGATGACATAGAAAAAGCAATAAAATCTTTAAAATGGAACCCGGAATATACTGAAATTAAAGAATAG
- a CDS encoding DUF4300 family protein — protein sequence MKRKVLILLICGILLLSCSGKTEKKDIKGNNTVSNEKNVAENNKGEYLKKITYSNLLDKATQEEVQKELKNAGVSEKNIKDFLEGVNYFNNIGQNKTFVKEGFKTTEELSPTYDQAEIQEQWSKKSPKFVGQNCRITSYELMRDFISVGKPEIKNTEQLFIDEDALNNFPIKVFTDSERNQFESLFSAVNTENTKDTSVHLKKVKEDWAKKNIKFTNQNKISLISVFFHSMMSADENILFIGHVGVLVPTSDGKLMFIEKLAFQEPFQAIKFDNRSQLNDYLMNKYDVEFDQPNARPFIMENDELLKGYRLNPNNKG from the coding sequence ATGAAAAGAAAAGTTTTAATTTTACTGATATGTGGTATCTTATTATTAAGCTGTTCAGGAAAAACAGAAAAAAAGGACATTAAAGGAAATAACACTGTCAGTAATGAAAAAAATGTAGCAGAAAATAATAAAGGGGAATACTTAAAGAAAATTACCTATTCAAATTTATTGGATAAGGCAACTCAGGAGGAGGTTCAGAAGGAACTTAAAAATGCTGGAGTTTCAGAGAAAAATATAAAGGATTTTCTTGAGGGTGTAAATTATTTCAATAATATAGGTCAAAATAAAACATTTGTAAAAGAAGGATTTAAAACAACTGAAGAACTAAGTCCAACTTATGATCAGGCGGAAATACAGGAACAATGGAGTAAGAAAAGTCCTAAATTTGTAGGTCAGAACTGCAGAATTACTTCATATGAACTTATGAGGGACTTTATTTCAGTAGGAAAACCTGAAATAAAAAACACAGAGCAGCTGTTTATTGATGAAGATGCATTGAATAATTTTCCAATAAAAGTATTTACTGATAGTGAAAGAAATCAGTTTGAAAGTTTATTTTCTGCAGTAAATACAGAAAATACAAAAGATACATCGGTTCATCTAAAAAAAGTAAAGGAAGACTGGGCAAAAAAGAATATCAAATTTACTAATCAGAATAAGATTTCACTTATTTCTGTGTTCTTTCATTCGATGATGAGTGCTGATGAAAACATCCTGTTTATAGGACATGTAGGAGTTTTAGTGCCAACTTCAGATGGAAAACTTATGTTCATTGAAAAATTGGCATTCCAGGAACCTTTTCAGGCGATAAAATTTGATAACCGTAGCCAATTGAATGATTATCTGATGAATAAATATGATGTGGAATTTGATCAGCCAAATGCAAGACCGTTTATAATGGAGAACGATGAATTGCTAAAGGGATATAGATTGAATCCGAATAATAAGGGGTAA
- the tilS gene encoding tRNA lysidine(34) synthetase TilS, giving the protein MFNTGKMKKKAEELKKSGLIKKNEKILIAFSGGPDSVFLYNLLNFLKEEYFLEISLTYINHNLRKDVEDDLKFVKNFSEENEVPLYVESVDVRKYATENKKSIELSARELRYEAIEKVLQNINYDKIATGHNLDDNIETFIFRLLRGTSLKGLKGIPEKRENIIRPILQFEKKEILNCLQENKKNYIIDYTNNENDYTRNYIRNEIFPMFVNINPNFRNKINELIHEMNDRENSNDNILKEKFVQYLEKYDVELSRKKIDRIYETLYNKKGELNTGGSKEFYLGNGKILRKKYDKLEVIVEKKKEVDEEKVMLKLNIPVKWYDYEIILTDNITGIEKVGKTEEKNIILLRFTEEFDEHKIFVRKKLEGDTILLNNLGHRKIKKILIDEKIPKWERDKIPLLEMEYRKNNKIISQILSVGDIKFSKYLKKEEVKDKSDNNKMLLIIGRKNGR; this is encoded by the coding sequence ATGTTTAATACAGGAAAAATGAAGAAAAAAGCGGAAGAACTAAAAAAAAGCGGTTTAATAAAGAAAAATGAAAAAATTTTAATAGCTTTTTCAGGAGGACCGGATTCAGTTTTTTTATATAATTTACTTAATTTTCTGAAGGAAGAGTATTTTCTTGAAATTTCTCTGACTTATATAAATCATAATTTACGGAAAGATGTAGAGGATGATCTGAAATTTGTAAAGAACTTTTCAGAAGAAAATGAGGTTCCATTATATGTTGAAAGTGTAGATGTAAGAAAATATGCCACTGAGAATAAAAAGTCCATAGAGCTGTCAGCAAGGGAATTAAGATATGAAGCTATTGAAAAAGTGCTGCAAAATATAAATTATGATAAAATTGCTACCGGACATAATCTTGACGATAATATTGAGACATTTATTTTTAGACTTTTAAGGGGAACTTCATTAAAGGGACTGAAAGGAATACCTGAAAAGAGGGAAAATATAATAAGGCCAATATTACAGTTTGAAAAAAAAGAAATTTTAAATTGTTTGCAGGAAAATAAAAAAAATTATATAATAGACTATACTAATAATGAAAATGACTATACAAGAAATTATATACGAAATGAAATTTTTCCAATGTTTGTGAATATAAATCCTAATTTCAGGAATAAGATTAATGAGCTGATTCATGAAATGAATGACAGAGAAAACAGTAATGATAATATCTTAAAGGAAAAATTTGTTCAATATCTTGAAAAATATGATGTAGAACTTTCAAGAAAAAAAATAGATAGGATTTATGAAACTCTTTATAATAAAAAAGGAGAGCTTAATACTGGAGGTTCAAAGGAATTTTATCTGGGAAATGGAAAAATATTAAGAAAGAAATATGATAAATTGGAAGTGATAGTTGAGAAAAAAAAGGAAGTTGATGAAGAAAAAGTTATGTTAAAACTTAATATTCCGGTAAAATGGTATGATTATGAGATAATTTTGACAGATAATATTACAGGAATTGAAAAAGTAGGAAAGACTGAAGAAAAAAATATAATATTGCTCAGATTTACTGAAGAGTTTGATGAACACAAGATATTTGTCAGAAAAAAATTAGAAGGAGATACAATCTTATTAAATAATTTAGGACATAGGAAAATAAAAAAAATATTAATTGATGAAAAAATTCCAAAATGGGAAAGGGATAAAATACCTCTTCTGGAGATGGAATATAGGAAAAATAATAAAATTATAAGTCAAATATTGAGTGTGGGTGATATAAAGTTTTCAAAATATTTAAAAAAAGAAGAAGTCAAGGATAAATCAGATAACAATAAAATGTTACTAATAATAGGGAGGAAAAATGGACGATAA
- a CDS encoding ankyrin repeat domain-containing protein, with product MKKKILIYKIFILFIILSNFIYAEKMILRNGISEKTIDLVNEDRILRMNEMRLRIFFDAIRKQNNKFVLNHLATEENKKKLNENDEKEAKNDNGKYYGPKYSEVIANSSDDIAVNLIDVNAQDQTGYTPIIVAIESGNNEILKVLVENGANLYEKHPVFGKLTLHTACYYENEEAVEILLKADRRLVNAHSGNDGWLPLQDATLKSNARIVEILLKYGANPLLTDAHGGTPMDMATEFGKGVIVKLLRDNIKKNRK from the coding sequence ATGAAAAAAAAAATATTAATCTATAAAATATTTATTTTGTTTATAATTTTATCAAATTTTATATATGCAGAAAAAATGATTTTGCGTAACGGTATAAGTGAAAAAACTATCGATCTTGTAAATGAAGATAGAATTTTACGTATGAATGAAATGAGATTGAGAATTTTTTTTGATGCTATAAGAAAACAAAATAATAAATTTGTTTTAAATCATCTTGCAACAGAGGAAAATAAGAAAAAACTAAATGAAAATGATGAAAAAGAAGCAAAAAATGACAATGGCAAGTATTATGGACCTAAATATAGCGAAGTAATAGCAAATTCTTCTGATGATATTGCGGTAAATTTGATAGATGTGAATGCACAGGATCAGACAGGATATACTCCTATAATAGTGGCAATTGAATCTGGAAATAATGAGATTCTTAAAGTATTAGTGGAAAATGGTGCTAATCTTTATGAGAAACATCCGGTTTTTGGTAAATTGACATTACATACTGCATGTTATTATGAAAATGAAGAAGCTGTAGAAATTCTTTTGAAAGCAGATAGAAGACTTGTAAATGCACATAGTGGAAATGATGGCTGGCTTCCTTTACAGGATGCAACACTAAAATCAAATGCCAGAATAGTAGAAATTTTGTTGAAATATGGAGCTAATCCTCTCCTTACAGATGCCCATGGAGGTACTCCCATGGATATGGCAACTGAGTTTGGTAAAGGTGTGATAGTAAAACTGTTGCGTGATAATATAAAGAAAAATAGAAAATAG
- the ftsH gene encoding ATP-dependent zinc metalloprotease FtsH, with amino-acid sequence MDDKNKDDIRRRLEELRKENNRKKGGNDGGRSPFFGSPFVFIMIIALFFAFVFYTQDMQSYFQEKKDIPYTQFVADIKSGKFSKIEEKDDKLISVVKENNKNVVYSTRKITERVGNDPNIVNAVNSKKIELVVGAPSQGAVFLAIVINFLPIIIMIVLMIYLLKRMMGNGQGGPGNIFGFGKSRADKLDKKPDVKFDDVAGVDGAKEELKEVVDFLKNPEKYTKAGARVPKGVLLLGRPGTGKTLLAKAVAGESGASFFSISGSEFVEMFVGVGASRVRDLFEKAKSSSPSIIFIDEIDAIGRKRSVGKNSGSNDEREQTLNQLLVEMDGFETDAKVIVIAATNREDVLDPALLRAGRFDRRINVDAPDLQGRVAILKVHAKNKKLADDVRLEDIAKITPGFVGADLANLLNEAAILAARRSSDTIKMEDLDEAVDKIGMGLGQKGKIIKPEEKRLLAYHEAGHAVMTELTPGADPVHKVTIIPRGEAGGFMMPLPEEKLVTTSKEMLAEIKVLFGGRAAEDLVLDDISTGAYSDIKRATRLARAYVESVGMSKKLGPVNLENSDEEFTFTSNKSNETIREIDLEIRQILNDEYRQTVETLRENRAKLDGIAELLLKKETITGDEVRKIISGVSVQELLDNSEKKDSSDSENKQESKTEEIKNSENASDNNSSENNSEEEKPVENKTEEIKEEIKEAKSEEIETEEIATEETKPEKVENNENFSQENNITSEHQEVQHQNKENTENIQNAVNLENNVHQENQEVKDNHHEFSGEKLENSENIQNSENTENVKNDEAVNNTLENSSETVNATENVFEKNSENNQKDADIDNGTEELKVDTDNFSGISEEFPREEVKTDVNKSDKEKKDDNNDGTSVKEEKKEKKIEIPSFMR; translated from the coding sequence ATGGACGATAAAAATAAAGATGACATCAGAAGAAGACTGGAAGAGCTACGGAAAGAGAATAATAGAAAAAAAGGTGGAAATGATGGAGGAAGATCACCATTCTTTGGTTCACCATTTGTCTTTATTATGATAATAGCGTTATTTTTTGCATTTGTATTTTATACACAGGACATGCAGAGCTATTTTCAGGAAAAGAAAGATATTCCATATACACAGTTTGTAGCTGATATTAAAAGTGGGAAATTTTCTAAAATAGAAGAAAAGGATGACAAGCTGATTTCAGTTGTTAAGGAAAATAATAAAAATGTTGTTTATTCAACTAGAAAAATAACAGAAAGAGTAGGAAATGATCCTAACATTGTTAATGCAGTTAACAGTAAGAAAATAGAACTTGTAGTCGGTGCCCCTTCACAGGGAGCTGTATTTCTGGCAATAGTTATTAACTTTTTACCAATAATAATAATGATAGTACTGATGATATACCTGCTTAAAAGAATGATGGGAAATGGACAGGGAGGTCCCGGAAACATCTTCGGTTTTGGTAAATCAAGAGCTGACAAGCTTGATAAAAAGCCGGATGTAAAGTTTGATGATGTAGCGGGTGTTGATGGAGCGAAGGAAGAACTTAAAGAAGTAGTCGATTTTCTGAAAAATCCTGAGAAATATACAAAGGCAGGGGCAAGAGTCCCTAAAGGGGTTCTTTTACTTGGAAGACCGGGGACAGGGAAGACGTTACTTGCAAAAGCTGTTGCAGGTGAATCAGGTGCTTCATTCTTTAGCATTTCAGGATCAGAATTTGTTGAAATGTTTGTTGGAGTGGGAGCCTCGAGAGTAAGGGATCTGTTTGAAAAAGCAAAGAGTTCAAGCCCTTCAATAATATTTATAGATGAAATTGATGCAATCGGTAGAAAAAGAAGCGTTGGAAAAAACAGTGGAAGTAATGATGAAAGAGAACAGACATTAAATCAGCTTCTTGTGGAAATGGACGGTTTTGAAACCGATGCAAAAGTAATAGTTATAGCGGCAACAAACAGGGAAGATGTACTGGATCCGGCATTGCTGAGAGCAGGAAGATTTGACAGAAGAATAAATGTCGATGCACCTGATCTGCAAGGAAGAGTTGCAATATTAAAAGTACATGCAAAAAACAAAAAACTGGCTGATGATGTAAGACTTGAAGATATAGCAAAAATAACTCCGGGATTTGTAGGGGCAGATTTGGCGAATTTATTGAATGAGGCTGCAATACTTGCCGCAAGAAGATCTTCTGACACAATAAAAATGGAAGATTTAGATGAAGCTGTTGACAAAATAGGAATGGGATTAGGTCAAAAAGGAAAAATCATTAAACCTGAAGAGAAAAGACTGCTTGCCTATCATGAAGCTGGACATGCTGTAATGACTGAGCTGACACCGGGAGCAGATCCTGTACACAAAGTTACTATCATTCCTAGAGGAGAAGCCGGAGGATTTATGATGCCTCTTCCTGAAGAAAAACTTGTTACAACAAGTAAGGAAATGTTGGCAGAAATAAAAGTTCTTTTTGGTGGAAGGGCAGCTGAAGATTTAGTTCTGGACGATATAAGTACAGGAGCATATTCTGATATCAAGAGGGCTACAAGGCTTGCAAGAGCGTATGTGGAAAGTGTTGGAATGAGTAAGAAGTTAGGACCTGTAAACCTTGAAAATTCTGATGAAGAGTTTACTTTTACTTCAAATAAAAGTAATGAAACTATAAGAGAAATTGATCTTGAAATAAGACAGATACTTAATGATGAATATCGTCAGACAGTTGAAACTTTAAGGGAAAATAGGGCAAAACTTGATGGAATTGCTGAACTGCTGCTGAAAAAGGAAACAATAACAGGTGATGAAGTAAGAAAGATAATTTCAGGAGTTTCTGTTCAGGAACTGCTGGATAATTCTGAGAAAAAAGATTCTTCTGATTCAGAAAATAAACAGGAAAGTAAAACTGAAGAAATAAAGAATTCAGAGAATGCATCAGATAATAATTCTTCTGAAAATAACTCCGAAGAAGAAAAGCCTGTTGAAAATAAAACAGAAGAGATAAAGGAAGAAATAAAAGAAGCAAAGTCTGAAGAAATAGAAACTGAGGAAATTGCAACAGAAGAAACAAAACCAGAAAAAGTAGAAAATAATGAAAACTTTTCCCAGGAAAATAATATAACTTCAGAACATCAGGAAGTACAGCATCAGAATAAAGAAAACACTGAAAATATTCAAAATGCTGTGAATCTGGAAAATAATGTTCATCAGGAAAATCAGGAAGTAAAAGATAATCATCATGAATTTTCAGGAGAAAAATTAGAAAATTCAGAAAATATTCAAAATTCAGAAAATACTGAAAATGTTAAGAATGATGAAGCTGTGAATAATACTTTAGAAAATTCTTCGGAGACAGTAAACGCTACAGAAAATGTATTTGAAAAAAATTCAGAAAATAATCAAAAAGATGCCGATATAGATAACGGAACAGAAGAATTGAAAGTAGATACTGACAATTTTAGCGGAATTTCTGAAGAGTTTCCTAGGGAAGAAGTTAAAACAGATGTAAATAAGAGTGATAAAGAAAAAAAAGATGATAATAATGATGGAACTTCAGTAAAAGAAGAAAAGAAAGAGAAAAAAATAGAAATTCCTTCTTTCATGAGATAG